From the Cupriavidus necator N-1 genome, one window contains:
- a CDS encoding DUF2188 domain-containing protein: MQSRIIRVLPAEDGWALEFGGLNIKTQRFPTMEAAIAAGWEVAMRENAELHIHRHDGDVHLRNACGDKQQEPQR, translated from the coding sequence ATGCAATCGCGGATCATTCGCGTTCTACCCGCAGAAGATGGTTGGGCATTGGAATTCGGCGGCCTCAATATAAAAACCCAGAGATTTCCGACCATGGAAGCGGCAATCGCTGCGGGGTGGGAGGTGGCCATGCGAGAGAACGCCGAATTGCACATACATCGTCACGACGGGGATGTGCACTTGCGCAACGCGTGCGGCGACAAGCAACAGGAGCCGCAGCGGTGA
- a CDS encoding NADP-dependent oxidoreductase, with protein MKAIQVDAFGGPQNLALREVADPRPGDNEVLVDIMSTSVNPIDWKIVSGAMRSVIPVPLPFTPGADAAGTVIAVGRNVTTFAPGDEVMGFIGIAGGYATRAAVSAERLARKPGNVPLIEAGAIPTVALTAWQALFEHGGLRTGQKILIHAAAGGVGSVAVQLAALAGAEVIGTASAANLDYVRSLGATAVIDYGAEDFARRVAQADMVLDLVGGYTQEQSWLVLKPGGVLVSSVSQPDILRCRASGAEGKRFSTRPDGQQLAEIAALYASGKLRTQVDSVFPLDEASHAMSRSVTRHAKGKIIIQMADQR; from the coding sequence ATGAAAGCCATACAAGTCGACGCATTCGGCGGCCCGCAGAATCTGGCACTCCGCGAAGTCGCGGATCCTCGCCCGGGCGACAATGAGGTGCTTGTCGACATCATGTCGACGTCGGTGAATCCCATCGACTGGAAGATCGTTTCCGGAGCAATGCGCAGCGTGATCCCGGTACCGCTACCGTTCACGCCCGGCGCCGATGCTGCCGGCACGGTGATCGCGGTGGGACGCAATGTCACGACCTTCGCACCCGGTGACGAAGTGATGGGGTTCATCGGGATTGCCGGGGGCTACGCGACCCGCGCCGCCGTCAGCGCGGAGCGGCTTGCGCGCAAGCCAGGGAATGTGCCGCTGATTGAAGCCGGGGCAATCCCGACCGTCGCACTGACCGCATGGCAGGCGCTGTTCGAACATGGCGGCCTTCGTACAGGACAGAAGATCCTCATCCATGCCGCGGCCGGCGGTGTCGGCAGCGTAGCGGTTCAGCTGGCCGCCCTGGCCGGCGCCGAGGTGATCGGCACCGCCTCCGCTGCCAACCTCGACTACGTGCGTAGCCTGGGCGCAACCGCCGTGATCGACTATGGCGCGGAGGATTTTGCCCGCCGGGTCGCGCAGGCGGATATGGTTCTCGACCTGGTCGGTGGCTACACGCAGGAGCAATCGTGGTTGGTCCTCAAGCCCGGCGGCGTCCTCGTCTCCAGCGTCAGTCAGCCAGACATACTGCGCTGCCGTGCGTCAGGCGCGGAGGGCAAACGCTTCTCCACCCGTCCTGACGGCCAGCAGCTCGCAGAGATCGCTGCCCTGTATGCGTCGGGCAAGCTGCGCACGCAGGTCGATTCGGTCTTTCCGCTTGACGAAGCATCGCACGCGATGAGCAGAAGCGTGACCAGGCATGCAAAAGGCAAGATCATCATCCAGATGGCGGATCAGCGATAA
- a CDS encoding tripartite tricarboxylate transporter substrate binding protein — protein MNRRNWLATAGAAALGSLLLPARAANASSSYPNRPIRLIVPFIAGSTPDNVARTLSAEMGKKLGQPLVVENMPGAGGIIGASALRRAAPDGYTLGILANTHVINVHMYRKMPYDPAQDFTPITALSGGPSALVVPVSSPYKTAAELIAAMKKAPGKFNYGSGGKGSIAHLAVETMLHQTGCDAVHIPYKGAPEIITAMLTGQTQFGMPVLGTATQYVRNNQVRVLAVTAAARSPFFPDVPTMAEALPPGFVIDNWSGLFAPANFPAELAQKLHAAIGALQSAGVFDAQLKANAGELRRSASPAQFATLVASDNARYGDLMKSIGMVGDLG, from the coding sequence ATGAACCGCCGAAACTGGCTTGCCACCGCCGGCGCCGCCGCGCTGGGCAGCCTGCTGCTGCCGGCCCGCGCCGCCAATGCATCATCCAGCTACCCCAACCGCCCGATCCGGCTGATCGTTCCGTTTATCGCCGGCAGTACGCCCGACAACGTCGCCCGCACGCTGTCGGCGGAGATGGGCAAGAAGCTCGGCCAGCCGCTGGTGGTCGAGAACATGCCCGGCGCCGGCGGCATCATCGGCGCCAGTGCGCTGCGCCGTGCCGCGCCCGATGGCTATACGCTGGGCATCCTGGCCAATACGCACGTGATCAACGTGCACATGTACCGCAAGATGCCGTATGACCCGGCGCAGGATTTCACGCCGATCACGGCCCTGTCGGGCGGACCGTCCGCGCTGGTGGTGCCCGTTTCGTCGCCCTACAAGACCGCTGCCGAACTGATCGCCGCCATGAAGAAGGCGCCGGGCAAGTTCAACTACGGCTCCGGCGGCAAGGGCAGCATCGCCCATCTTGCGGTGGAAACCATGCTGCACCAGACCGGCTGCGACGCCGTGCACATCCCTTACAAGGGTGCGCCGGAGATCATCACCGCCATGCTGACCGGACAAACCCAGTTCGGCATGCCCGTGCTCGGCACCGCGACACAGTACGTACGCAATAACCAGGTCAGGGTGCTTGCCGTCACTGCGGCCGCACGCTCGCCGTTTTTCCCGGACGTGCCGACCATGGCCGAAGCCCTGCCCCCGGGCTTTGTCATCGACAACTGGAGCGGCCTGTTCGCACCGGCCAACTTCCCGGCCGAACTGGCGCAGAAGCTGCACGCCGCGATCGGTGCCCTGCAAAGCGCCGGCGTGTTCGATGCCCAGCTCAAGGCCAATGCCGGCGAGCTGCGCCGCAGCGCCTCGCCAGCACAGTTCGCCACCTTGGTCGCCAGCGACAACGCGCGTTACGGCGACCTGATGAAGTCGATCGGCATGGTTGGCGACCTGGGCTGA
- a CDS encoding CaiB/BaiF CoA transferase family protein, producing MKPEWSCLKDVTIIDVSQLLPGPHACSLLRQLGADVIKVEQPGTGDTARQLGPTVFAQFNRGKRSIALDLKTDAGREAFLDLVRNADAVVEGFRPGVMARLGLGYEALAAVNPAIVLCSVSGFGQTGPYASHAGHDLNYLALAGYWATPVQVHDTVSRPRVRVSDYAASGYAALSLAVAIMSARQNGQGQHLDVSIHDAILSWTAHGAWAARGHEASPQASPTVMPENDLFETRDGRHLAMGILENKFWVNLCEALGDEFPALRDPRFDTRGVRYGHKVEVNDLMAAVFRTRNLAEWEAFFGPLDIPFSPVLGATALFEDPHVQARDVVRPVPGEGGIAVNFPVRFSLGLPEGEDFVAQVGEHNADPQSSNPTNT from the coding sequence ATGAAGCCAGAATGGTCCTGCCTCAAGGACGTCACCATCATCGACGTCAGCCAGTTGCTGCCCGGTCCGCATGCATGCAGCCTGCTGCGACAACTAGGCGCGGATGTGATCAAGGTGGAGCAGCCCGGCACTGGCGACACCGCGCGGCAGCTTGGTCCAACGGTGTTTGCGCAGTTCAACCGCGGCAAGCGCTCGATTGCGCTGGACTTGAAGACCGATGCAGGCCGTGAGGCCTTCCTTGACCTGGTGCGCAATGCCGATGCCGTAGTGGAAGGCTTCCGCCCCGGCGTGATGGCGCGGCTTGGGCTGGGCTATGAAGCGCTGGCGGCGGTCAATCCGGCTATCGTGCTGTGTTCGGTCTCTGGCTTTGGCCAGACTGGCCCGTATGCCAGCCACGCCGGGCATGACCTGAACTACCTGGCGCTGGCTGGATATTGGGCGACGCCGGTGCAGGTGCACGATACGGTCTCGCGCCCGCGCGTGCGGGTGTCGGATTACGCCGCATCCGGTTACGCGGCGCTGTCGCTTGCGGTGGCGATCATGAGTGCGCGCCAGAATGGACAGGGTCAACATCTGGACGTCTCGATCCATGACGCGATCCTGTCGTGGACCGCCCATGGCGCCTGGGCCGCGCGCGGGCATGAGGCATCGCCCCAAGCATCCCCTACCGTGATGCCGGAGAACGATCTCTTCGAAACACGTGATGGCCGGCATCTGGCGATGGGCATCCTGGAGAACAAATTCTGGGTCAACCTGTGCGAGGCGCTGGGCGATGAGTTCCCTGCCCTGCGCGATCCGCGCTTTGACACGCGTGGTGTGCGGTACGGGCACAAGGTTGAGGTCAATGACCTGATGGCAGCGGTGTTCCGCACGCGCAACCTGGCCGAGTGGGAGGCGTTCTTCGGGCCGCTGGATATTCCGTTCTCGCCGGTGCTGGGGGCGACGGCGCTGTTTGAGGATCCGCATGTACAGGCGCGGGACGTGGTTCGGCCGGTGCCCGGGGAAGGCGGGATTGCTGTGAATTTTCCGGTGAGGTTCTCGCTGGGGTTGCCGGAGGGGGAGGATTTTGTGGCTCAGGTGGGGGAGCACAATGCGGATCCCCAATCCTCTAACCCCACAAATACCTAG
- a CDS encoding acyl-CoA dehydrogenase family protein: MFDHLTNPVLLETRAGIRRFIDEELRPLEQELGLGSEDPWPRETLRKVWRRSSELGFYAACLPTSLGGKGLNIQEQCALKADLAASGSTLAAHVLGDLGGPPRVGNMLKYATPDQLKRYFEPVIRGEKSTCFALTETHSGSDAQSIRTSAVADGDELVINGGKHYISGAPFADFAIVMCVTDATTTPPAITAVLVDLDLPGVTVSNEYVPMSGQHIDGDIRFENVRVPRANIFGGEGNGFKLGMSRINVNRLLHCPSMLGLATKAYESSVAYAGQRRQFGGPIARFQAIQHMLADMAAALWACESMITHTAALADAGADLRMKAAACKLFVSERCFEVADKAVQIHGNVGVTRGHPVEQTFRKLRMFRIFTGTSEIQRNTIARAILEPLQQQKA, encoded by the coding sequence ATGTTCGATCACCTGACCAATCCCGTACTGCTGGAAACCCGCGCCGGCATCCGCCGCTTTATCGACGAAGAGCTGCGCCCGCTGGAACAGGAACTCGGCCTGGGTTCTGAAGACCCATGGCCGCGCGAGACCCTGCGCAAGGTCTGGCGCCGCTCCAGCGAGCTGGGCTTCTACGCCGCCTGCCTGCCGACATCGCTCGGCGGCAAGGGCCTGAACATCCAGGAGCAATGCGCGCTCAAGGCCGACCTGGCCGCCAGCGGCTCCACCCTGGCGGCGCACGTGCTGGGCGACCTGGGCGGCCCGCCGCGCGTGGGCAACATGCTCAAGTACGCCACGCCCGACCAGCTCAAGCGCTACTTCGAGCCCGTGATCCGCGGCGAGAAGTCGACCTGCTTCGCACTGACGGAAACGCATTCCGGCTCCGACGCGCAAAGCATCAGGACCTCGGCCGTGGCCGATGGTGACGAGCTGGTCATCAACGGCGGCAAGCACTACATCAGCGGTGCGCCATTCGCCGACTTTGCCATCGTCATGTGCGTGACCGACGCCACCACCACGCCGCCGGCCATCACCGCGGTGCTGGTCGACCTGGACCTGCCGGGCGTGACGGTGAGCAACGAGTACGTGCCGATGTCGGGCCAGCATATCGACGGCGACATCCGCTTCGAGAACGTGCGCGTGCCGCGCGCCAATATCTTTGGCGGCGAAGGCAACGGCTTCAAGCTGGGCATGTCGCGCATCAACGTGAACCGCCTGCTGCACTGCCCCAGCATGCTGGGTCTGGCCACCAAGGCATATGAGTCGTCGGTGGCATACGCCGGCCAGCGCCGCCAGTTCGGCGGGCCGATCGCGCGCTTCCAGGCGATCCAGCACATGCTGGCCGACATGGCCGCCGCGCTGTGGGCCTGCGAAAGCATGATCACGCATACCGCCGCGCTGGCCGATGCCGGCGCCGACCTGCGCATGAAGGCCGCGGCGTGCAAGCTCTTTGTCTCGGAGCGCTGCTTCGAGGTGGCGGACAAGGCCGTGCAGATCCACGGCAATGTCGGCGTCACGCGCGGCCACCCGGTGGAGCAGACCTTCCGCAAACTGCGCATGTTCCGCATCTTCACCGGCACCAGCGAGATCCAGCGCAACACCATTGCGCGCGCTATCCTGGAACCGCTGCAGCAGCAGAAGGCCTGA
- a CDS encoding NAD(P)H-dependent flavin oxidoreductase: MRSAIATGGLELPWPRLRLPLIAAPMLRISGPALVTAACRNGVVGAFPTANARTVEELDQWLTTIRADLDEREAGKAEPAPFCPNLIIRQPRLQDDLACLVRHRVEMVITSVGSPAAVVGPLHDVGCMVLADVASVAHAEKALQAGADGLVLLSAGAGGQTGWANGMAFARAVRAFYDGPLVLAGGISDGHALWAARVLGCDLGYMGTKFIATAESMADARHKEMVVASRLDDVLRTRAFTGLDTNMLRPSIEAAGLDADGLDESVTFEEAKARFGGGKAHDKPKRWSDIWSAGHTVSGVSDVGSVAALIATTCREYEAARLRTQALLSDQPPA; this comes from the coding sequence ATGAGGTCCGCCATTGCAACCGGCGGGCTGGAGCTGCCGTGGCCGCGCTTGCGCCTGCCGCTGATCGCCGCGCCCATGCTGCGCATCAGCGGACCGGCGCTGGTGACCGCTGCCTGCCGCAACGGCGTGGTCGGTGCCTTCCCGACCGCCAACGCGCGCACGGTGGAGGAACTCGATCAGTGGCTGACGACCATCCGCGCCGACCTCGATGAGCGAGAAGCGGGCAAAGCCGAGCCGGCGCCGTTCTGCCCCAACCTGATCATCCGCCAGCCGCGGCTGCAGGACGATCTGGCCTGCCTGGTGCGCCATCGGGTGGAAATGGTCATCACCAGCGTGGGGTCTCCAGCCGCGGTGGTCGGGCCGTTGCACGACGTCGGGTGCATGGTGCTGGCAGACGTAGCCTCGGTCGCGCACGCCGAGAAGGCGCTGCAGGCCGGCGCCGACGGACTGGTGCTGCTCAGTGCCGGCGCGGGCGGCCAGACCGGATGGGCCAACGGGATGGCCTTCGCGCGTGCGGTCCGGGCTTTCTACGACGGGCCGCTGGTGCTGGCCGGTGGCATCTCGGACGGCCACGCGTTGTGGGCTGCCCGGGTGCTGGGCTGCGACCTTGGCTATATGGGCACCAAGTTCATCGCCACCGCGGAAAGCATGGCAGATGCACGCCACAAGGAGATGGTGGTGGCAAGTCGCCTCGACGACGTGCTGCGCACGCGCGCGTTCACAGGGCTCGATACCAACATGCTGCGACCTTCCATCGAGGCCGCGGGCCTCGACGCTGACGGGCTGGACGAGTCGGTCACGTTTGAAGAAGCCAAGGCCCGCTTCGGCGGGGGAAAGGCGCACGACAAGCCCAAACGCTGGAGCGATATCTGGAGCGCCGGACATACCGTTTCAGGGGTATCCGACGTTGGCAGCGTGGCTGCCTTGATCGCCACCACATGCAGGGAATACGAAGCCGCACGCTTGCGCACGCAAGCCCTGTTATCGGATCAGCCGCCGGCATAG
- a CDS encoding GDCCVxC domain-containing (seleno)protein: protein MSAVKLQSIITCPKCAHAKEETMPIDACQWCYECERCHAVLRPKAGDCCVFCSYGTERCPPMQQQSCSCVR, encoded by the coding sequence ATGAGCGCCGTCAAGCTGCAGTCAATCATCACCTGCCCCAAGTGCGCGCATGCAAAAGAAGAAACCATGCCCATTGATGCCTGCCAGTGGTGCTATGAGTGCGAGCGCTGCCACGCGGTGCTAAGGCCCAAGGCCGGTGATTGCTGCGTCTTCTGCTCGTATGGCACCGAAAGGTGCCCGCCCATGCAGCAGCAGTCTTGCTCGTGTGTTCGTTGA
- a CDS encoding DoxX family protein encodes MNSKQNLSHSSLPLIGRILVAAIFLVSGVGKLIAPGATLAYITSLGLPAPTLGFAGALVLELAGGALLIAGYRTRAVAAMLAVYSVATALIFHHALGDQNQMFHFLKNLAMAGGLLQLVANGAGAFSLDERHTTSTRLAHAN; translated from the coding sequence ATGAACTCCAAGCAAAACCTGTCGCATTCATCCCTTCCACTGATCGGCCGCATCCTTGTCGCCGCCATCTTCCTTGTCAGTGGGGTTGGCAAGCTGATAGCGCCGGGTGCCACCCTGGCCTACATCACATCGCTCGGCCTGCCTGCGCCGACGCTGGGCTTCGCCGGCGCGCTGGTGCTCGAACTGGCAGGCGGCGCACTCCTGATTGCCGGCTATCGCACGCGCGCCGTCGCGGCAATGCTTGCCGTCTACTCCGTGGCAACCGCGCTGATCTTCCACCACGCGCTCGGCGACCAGAACCAGATGTTCCACTTCCTGAAGAACCTGGCCATGGCCGGCGGGCTCCTGCAACTGGTGGCCAACGGCGCTGGCGCGTTCAGCCTGGACGAACGCCACACGACGTCCACACGGCTGGCCCACGCCAACTGA
- a CDS encoding nuclear transport factor 2 family protein, translating to MNNAAALLTQHFESLVDNHERWKELIADDIVWNLPYAPSLGHPRQLAGREAVIRHAQWFISEVSGFRFYDAQVSALADPGMSVGVVRAKGLIRSTGRPYEQEYVVFLTVRNGKIAHLREYFNPVQAAVALDAPIAVDYARSI from the coding sequence ATGAACAACGCAGCAGCACTACTGACCCAGCATTTCGAATCGCTTGTGGACAATCACGAGCGGTGGAAGGAACTGATTGCCGACGACATCGTGTGGAATCTTCCCTACGCGCCGAGCCTGGGCCACCCGCGTCAACTGGCTGGCAGGGAAGCCGTCATCAGGCATGCCCAGTGGTTCATCAGCGAGGTATCCGGCTTCCGCTTCTACGATGCGCAGGTCTCGGCACTGGCCGATCCAGGAATGTCCGTCGGCGTGGTGCGTGCCAAAGGCCTGATCCGATCGACCGGCCGGCCCTATGAACAGGAATATGTCGTCTTCCTGACCGTCAGGAACGGCAAGATCGCGCACCTTCGCGAGTACTTCAACCCGGTTCAGGCCGCAGTGGCGCTAGACGCGCCCATCGCGGTGGACTATGCAAGGAGCATCTGA
- a CDS encoding Bug family tripartite tricarboxylate transporter substrate binding protein, whose amino-acid sequence MFKSSHAGRLVAGLITFACTVVPAIAAESTSGYPARPIKLIVPYPPGGGPDAIARPLAQKLGAALGQSIVVENRPGASGIIGTDAVAKAAPDGYTLLYSISGPIVLNPLTYKSLPYDAKKDVVVVSQVVKRSLILLVNAKVPAKTLQEFVAYAKQNPGSLAFASFGTGSSAHIAGEYLNKKAGIDLVHVPYKGSFMNDLASGQVVAGFGEPGSAKPLIDAGKIRGLAIAGKDRSSLLPKVPTFTEQGMPALESMVGWHAVYAPAGTPPDILQRLNAEIVKIVKTPQMAALLREQGGEPAGTGLAEAGRVLEEERTRWQQAVQGIGGVTVN is encoded by the coding sequence ATGTTCAAGTCAAGCCATGCCGGCCGCCTCGTTGCGGGTCTGATCACGTTCGCCTGCACCGTGGTGCCTGCCATCGCAGCCGAATCCACATCGGGCTACCCGGCCAGGCCCATCAAGCTGATCGTGCCTTATCCGCCGGGCGGCGGCCCCGATGCGATCGCGCGCCCGCTCGCCCAGAAGCTGGGCGCCGCGCTTGGACAGTCCATCGTGGTCGAGAACCGGCCGGGGGCCTCGGGCATCATCGGCACGGACGCGGTGGCCAAGGCCGCGCCAGACGGCTACACGCTGCTCTACTCCATCTCCGGCCCGATCGTGCTCAATCCGCTGACCTACAAGAGCCTGCCGTACGATGCCAAGAAAGACGTGGTGGTGGTCTCTCAGGTGGTCAAGCGATCCCTGATCCTGCTGGTCAACGCGAAGGTGCCCGCGAAGACGCTGCAGGAGTTCGTGGCCTATGCAAAGCAGAACCCCGGGTCGCTCGCGTTTGCGTCCTTCGGTACCGGTTCCTCGGCGCATATCGCAGGCGAGTATCTGAACAAGAAGGCCGGTATCGACCTGGTCCACGTTCCCTACAAGGGCAGCTTCATGAACGATCTCGCCAGCGGGCAGGTGGTGGCCGGCTTCGGTGAACCCGGCTCCGCCAAGCCCCTGATCGATGCCGGCAAGATCCGCGGCCTGGCCATTGCCGGAAAGGACCGTTCCAGCCTGCTGCCTAAAGTCCCTACCTTCACCGAGCAGGGCATGCCGGCGCTGGAGTCGATGGTGGGTTGGCATGCAGTCTATGCCCCGGCGGGCACGCCCCCGGATATCCTGCAGCGCCTGAACGCGGAAATCGTCAAGATCGTGAAGACCCCGCAGATGGCTGCGCTGTTGCGGGAGCAGGGAGGGGAGCCTGCCGGCACGGGGCTGGCGGAAGCGGGCCGCGTGCTGGAAGAAGAGCGCACGCGCTGGCAGCAGGCGGTACAGGGGATTGGGGGTGTTACGGTGAACTGA
- a CDS encoding MerR family transcriptional regulator, whose product MDHTLTIGKLAKAAGVGVETVRYYHRCGLLPVPERAYGAIRQYSQQSLQRLHFIRQAQSLGFTLDEVRVLLRQNDGGTCSTARALAEQKLSLVEERLKDLRRLRAELKNLIGQCHANGNEASCPLIDSLSANIGREA is encoded by the coding sequence ATGGACCACACACTAACAATCGGGAAGCTGGCCAAGGCGGCTGGTGTTGGCGTGGAGACGGTACGTTACTACCATCGGTGCGGCCTGCTGCCGGTGCCGGAGCGTGCCTATGGCGCCATTCGACAGTATTCGCAACAGAGCTTGCAGCGGCTTCATTTCATTCGCCAGGCCCAGTCGCTCGGGTTCACCCTGGATGAAGTCCGGGTACTGCTGCGACAGAACGATGGCGGGACGTGCAGCACAGCCCGCGCACTGGCCGAGCAAAAGCTCAGTCTTGTGGAGGAAAGATTGAAGGATTTGCGACGATTGCGAGCGGAACTGAAGAATCTCATTGGGCAATGCCACGCCAATGGCAATGAGGCTTCTTGTCCCTTGATTGACTCTTTGTCCGCCAACATCGGTAGAGAGGCTTAG
- a CDS encoding LysR family transcriptional regulator — MLDGVSLDQLRTFIAAADEGSFSAAGRKLRRAQSVVSHTLANLEAQIDVRLFDRGGRYPRLTEQGTALLAQARLVVSGMDGFKSKARAMAEGLEPELSVVVDVMYPMASLTGAVGEFREAFPHTPLRLYVEALGAVLRPVLENVCRLGISGSMPVVPQALEAEKLLDVPMVTVVAPQHPLAARKRLIRAAELEDHVQLVLTDRTTLSEGRAYGVFSPLTWRLADLGAKHAFLRAGFGWGHMPVAMVQPDLDQGTLVPLRLESFQPRTPPIAMFAVYRKDAPPGPAARWFLKRLKGTSARD, encoded by the coding sequence ATGCTCGATGGCGTCTCGTTGGACCAGTTGCGCACCTTTATTGCCGCCGCCGACGAAGGAAGCTTCTCCGCGGCGGGCCGCAAGCTGCGGCGCGCGCAGTCGGTGGTGAGCCATACGCTGGCCAACCTGGAGGCGCAGATCGACGTGCGCCTGTTCGACCGGGGTGGCCGCTATCCGCGCCTCACGGAGCAGGGCACCGCCCTGTTGGCGCAAGCGCGCCTGGTGGTGAGCGGCATGGATGGGTTCAAGTCCAAGGCACGCGCCATGGCGGAGGGGCTGGAGCCCGAGTTGTCAGTGGTCGTGGACGTGATGTATCCGATGGCTTCGCTGACCGGGGCCGTGGGGGAGTTTCGCGAAGCCTTTCCCCATACGCCGCTGCGCCTGTACGTCGAGGCGCTGGGGGCAGTCCTGCGGCCGGTGCTCGAGAACGTTTGCCGGCTTGGCATCAGCGGCTCCATGCCGGTGGTTCCGCAGGCGCTGGAAGCCGAAAAGCTGCTCGATGTGCCAATGGTCACGGTCGTGGCGCCGCAGCATCCGCTGGCGGCAAGGAAGAGGCTGATCCGGGCAGCCGAACTGGAGGATCACGTCCAGTTGGTGCTCACGGACCGGACCACGCTAAGCGAGGGAAGGGCCTACGGCGTGTTCTCCCCTTTGACCTGGCGCCTGGCCGACCTTGGCGCGAAGCATGCATTCCTGCGCGCCGGCTTTGGCTGGGGACATATGCCCGTGGCAATGGTGCAGCCGGATCTCGACCAGGGCACGCTGGTGCCACTGAGACTGGAGAGCTTTCAGCCCCGGACCCCACCGATTGCCATGTTTGCCGTGTATCGCAAGGACGCGCCGCCGGGCCCCGCCGCCCGGTGGTTCCTCAAGCGGCTGAAAGGGACGTCGGCGCGCGACTGA
- a CDS encoding crotonase/enoyl-CoA hydratase family protein, giving the protein MNDDTPKVLTERRGPLLIVTINRPQVKNACDAETAVQMNAAMDLLDDEESLFIGILTGSDGNFSTGADLKAVARGERATTDDRGGFGLFRRPPRKPLIAAVEGYAVGGGLELCLSCDLIVAARNALMGLPEVRHSVVAVGGGLFRLPRRIPYHIAMELALSGQIRDAAFFHQHGLANRLVEPGTALQEAITLAEGLLVNAPLAMAASKEIMRLSANWTDEEAWQKQAPIAARALDSEDRREGLAAFAEKRKPQWRGR; this is encoded by the coding sequence ATGAACGACGATACTCCCAAGGTGCTGACAGAGCGGCGCGGTCCGCTGCTCATCGTCACCATCAACCGCCCGCAGGTCAAGAATGCGTGCGATGCCGAAACCGCGGTGCAGATGAATGCCGCGATGGACCTGCTCGATGACGAAGAGAGCCTGTTCATCGGCATCCTCACTGGCAGCGATGGCAATTTTTCCACCGGCGCGGACCTGAAGGCCGTGGCACGCGGCGAGCGCGCCACCACCGACGACCGCGGCGGCTTCGGGCTGTTCCGCCGCCCGCCGCGCAAGCCGCTGATCGCGGCGGTGGAAGGCTATGCGGTGGGCGGCGGGCTGGAGCTTTGCCTGTCCTGCGACCTGATCGTGGCCGCGCGCAATGCCCTCATGGGCCTGCCGGAAGTGCGCCACAGCGTGGTGGCGGTAGGCGGCGGCCTGTTCCGGCTGCCGCGCCGCATTCCCTACCATATCGCGATGGAGTTGGCGCTGTCCGGCCAGATCCGCGACGCCGCCTTCTTCCATCAGCACGGACTCGCCAACCGTCTGGTGGAGCCGGGCACCGCGCTGCAGGAAGCCATCACGCTCGCCGAGGGCTTGCTGGTCAACGCGCCGCTCGCCATGGCCGCGAGCAAGGAAATCATGCGCCTCAGCGCCAACTGGACCGACGAGGAGGCCTGGCAGAAGCAGGCCCCGATCGCCGCGCGCGCCCTGGATTCCGAAGACCGGCGGGAAGGCCTGGCCGCTTTCGCGGAAAAGCGCAAGCCGCAATGGCGGGGCCGATGA